In a genomic window of Mucilaginibacter sp. KACC 22063:
- a CDS encoding aspartyl protease family protein yields MHRLGLLILLLMPLWCLANKGGGHPVIIGGINLTELQLGDSDPYGDFKTLAIPIKRAGNLLIVEAQIDSVAGNFVLDTGAPYLVLNETYFRDLPHIVEQEAGGINGRTSSTFTTVVHNFSLGFDLHFDRLVADVTDLSGIENSKKIKILGLLGTRLFNKLAITIDMANNLLYIHKLDSKGDIINDQRNLKNPDLQVPFQLMHDVILLKAKITDKTVWLAFDSGAETNMIDLHVPKKVLKSLEILNRSSVTGVGGTKYELIYARCNNLEIGNKTFTGNHVLVSNLENIGKAYGYSVDGILGYDFFARGVFTINFAKKEFEMYIYNHQQDK; encoded by the coding sequence ATGCACAGATTAGGTTTACTTATTTTACTGCTTATGCCATTATGGTGCCTCGCAAATAAAGGCGGCGGGCACCCTGTGATCATAGGCGGTATCAATTTAACCGAACTACAGCTTGGCGATTCTGACCCTTACGGCGATTTCAAAACTTTAGCCATCCCTATCAAACGCGCCGGTAACCTGCTGATAGTGGAGGCACAGATTGATTCTGTTGCAGGTAATTTTGTATTGGATACCGGTGCCCCCTACCTTGTGCTAAATGAAACTTACTTTCGTGATCTGCCGCATATCGTTGAGCAGGAAGCAGGCGGAATAAATGGCCGCACCTCCAGCACATTCACCACAGTGGTGCATAATTTCTCGTTAGGATTCGACCTTCATTTTGACCGCCTGGTTGCAGATGTAACCGACCTTTCGGGCATTGAAAACAGCAAAAAGATCAAGATACTTGGTTTATTAGGTACCAGGCTTTTTAACAAGCTGGCCATCACAATTGATATGGCAAACAACTTGTTATATATTCATAAACTCGACAGTAAAGGCGACATTATAAACGACCAGCGTAATCTGAAGAATCCTGATCTGCAAGTGCCTTTTCAACTGATGCACGATGTGATCCTTTTAAAAGCAAAAATTACAGATAAAACTGTATGGCTGGCGTTTGACAGTGGTGCCGAAACAAATATGATTGATTTACACGTACCTAAAAAGGTGCTTAAATCATTAGAAATACTTAACCGTTCTTCCGTTACGGGCGTAGGCGGCACAAAATATGAACTGATCTATGCAAGATGCAATAATCTTGAGATCGGCAATAAAACTTTCACAGGTAACCATGTGCTGGTCTCCAACCTCGAAAACATTGGCAAAGCATATGGCTATTCGGTAGACGGTATTTTGGGGTATGATTTTTTTGCCCGCGGAGTTTTTACGATCAACTTCGCGAAAAAAGAATTTGAAATGTACATTTACAATCACCAACAGGATAAATGA
- a CDS encoding PhzF family phenazine biosynthesis protein, with protein sequence MTIPIYQADAFTDKLFGGNPAAICPLTDWLPDDVMQKIAAENNLAETAFFVPTTDGFHLRWFTPELEIDLCGHATLATAHILYTELGYDNPEIKFDTQKAGVLKVTKDGDKYILDFPSRPPFAADEPEGLIAALGGMQPKSILKSRDYFLVYESEKDITDIKPDHAALAKIDAVGIIITAPGIKVDFVSRFFAPAAGVPEDPVTGSAHCNLIPYWAEKLSKNTLHAYQLSARKGELWCELKGDRVLMSGKAVTYLKGEIYI encoded by the coding sequence ATGACTATACCTATTTACCAGGCTGACGCCTTTACCGATAAACTTTTTGGTGGCAATCCGGCTGCAATTTGTCCGCTAACGGATTGGCTGCCCGATGATGTGATGCAAAAAATAGCAGCAGAAAACAACCTGGCAGAAACTGCCTTTTTTGTGCCAACTACAGATGGCTTCCATTTGCGCTGGTTTACACCGGAATTAGAGATTGATTTATGCGGGCATGCTACCCTGGCCACTGCACATATTTTATATACCGAATTGGGCTATGATAATCCTGAAATTAAGTTCGACACACAAAAGGCAGGTGTTTTAAAAGTTACAAAAGATGGAGATAAGTACATCTTAGATTTTCCATCCCGGCCGCCTTTTGCAGCCGATGAACCGGAAGGTTTGATAGCGGCATTGGGTGGCATGCAGCCCAAAAGTATCCTTAAATCAAGAGATTATTTCCTGGTATACGAAAGCGAAAAAGATATAACGGATATAAAACCTGATCACGCTGCACTTGCAAAGATTGATGCAGTAGGCATCATTATAACAGCACCGGGTATTAAAGTTGATTTTGTATCGCGGTTTTTCGCTCCGGCCGCTGGCGTTCCCGAAGATCCGGTAACTGGTTCGGCACATTGTAACCTGATACCCTACTGGGCAGAAAAGCTTAGTAAAAACACCTTACATGCTTATCAGCTTTCGGCACGAAAAGGAGAACTCTGGTGCGAACTAAAAGGCGACCGCGTGCTGATGTCAGGCAAAGCAGTTACTTATTTAAAGGGAGAGATTTACATTTAA
- the smc gene encoding chromosome segregation protein SMC — protein sequence MQLTRLEIKGFKSFGDKITINFNEGVTAIVGPNGCGKSNVVDSIRWVLGEQSTRMLRSEKMENVIFNGTKSRKPANLAEVSLTFDNTKNVLPTEFSQVTLTRKLYRTGESEYRLNDVQCRLKDITDLFLDTGIGADSYSIIELKMIDEIITNKEGSRRNLFEEASGISKYKLRKKQTFNKLKDTEADLDRVEDLLFEIEKNLKTLENQAKKAERYYRLKEQYKTLSIMLASFRIVSFSESLAKIEDQEQKHRAEKTGVVAQIDTLEALLQQQKLDNLTNEKNLSIQQKATNDFISKIRAYESEKRVKNEQLKYQKDKEASLNTELERDRNQLNHVLYNIKRLNEEKAQEEETLQSIQERLSDLKQTVDELRVEQTAAREELNELNSINNRLQNQIYKTEKDLDILRIQQQALEQESQRNMDDAASKEVELSHFNQLVAELAYRTETLQKEYDLSVEQETLLQENIKATDAEINSVKDHIRQESRKLDAKQNEYTLTKSMVDNLEGFPESIRFLKKNTGWAKNAPLFSDVLFCKEEFRVAIENFLEPLMNYYVVESYDEAINAINLLSNASRGRAQFFILNNYEQVNNDALPADSSFIPALSVVEVDKRYQALCSNLLHNVYLVDDATENDLNNAQLSADIILLGKSGKFNKSKHTLAGGSVGLFEGKRIGRAKNLENLAREIKAIEADVTKANQQSEQLQSKLVALRNSTKADEIRTKQQDLNRLHTELITVKTRQEQYQSFIENSRNRKEDIANKITAIQGEMATLAPQVDEFKTQKQIQGDLLLDKQQAFTELNEYVSVQSGAYNQENIRFHQQQNKVSGLLKDLEYRETQLESLENRININNAELEKLKVAIQETMQQTDHSDEDLIAMYVQREEMEKGVQQAEQVYYGSRNKIVEIEEQISQLRRKKENAEIIENELKDQRNNLKLELNALKERLSVEFNIDIEELLDTAPPAEETEADLKEKTERLKKQLDDFGAINPMAIEAYKEMDDRYQFINTQKSDLLEAKASLLQTIQEIDDTAREKFMSAFIMVRENFIKVFRSLFNEEDSCDLILNDPNNPLESDIDIIAKPKGKRPLSINQLSGGEKTLTATAILFSLYLLKPAPFCIFDEVDAPLDDTNIDKFNNIIRKFSSDSQFIIVSHNKRTIASTDVIYGVTMVEQGISRVVPVDLRELAD from the coding sequence ATGCAGCTTACTCGCTTAGAAATCAAGGGTTTTAAAAGCTTTGGCGATAAGATCACCATTAACTTTAATGAGGGTGTTACTGCTATTGTTGGCCCTAATGGCTGCGGAAAATCAAACGTAGTAGACTCGATCCGTTGGGTTTTGGGCGAGCAAAGCACGCGCATGCTCCGCTCAGAAAAAATGGAGAACGTCATCTTCAACGGAACTAAAAGCCGTAAGCCGGCTAACCTGGCAGAGGTATCCCTCACCTTTGATAATACCAAGAACGTATTGCCGACCGAGTTTTCGCAGGTCACCCTTACCCGTAAACTGTACCGCACCGGCGAAAGCGAATACCGCCTCAATGATGTGCAGTGCCGCTTGAAAGATATTACCGATCTTTTTCTGGATACCGGCATCGGGGCCGACTCCTACTCTATCATCGAGTTAAAGATGATAGACGAGATCATTACCAATAAAGAAGGTTCACGTCGTAACTTGTTTGAAGAAGCATCGGGCATATCCAAATACAAGCTCCGCAAAAAGCAAACCTTTAACAAGTTAAAAGATACTGAAGCAGATCTGGACCGCGTTGAAGACCTGCTTTTCGAGATTGAAAAGAACTTAAAAACATTAGAAAACCAGGCTAAAAAAGCAGAGCGTTATTATCGCCTTAAAGAGCAGTATAAAACGTTGAGCATTATGCTGGCATCTTTCAGGATAGTTTCCTTCAGCGAGTCGCTGGCAAAAATTGAAGATCAGGAACAAAAACATCGCGCTGAGAAAACCGGTGTTGTTGCGCAGATTGATACGCTTGAAGCTTTACTACAGCAACAAAAGCTGGACAACCTGACTAACGAAAAAAACCTCTCTATACAGCAAAAGGCAACTAACGACTTCATCTCAAAGATTCGTGCTTACGAAAGCGAAAAGCGTGTTAAGAATGAACAGCTGAAATATCAAAAGGATAAGGAAGCCAGTTTAAATACTGAATTAGAGCGCGACCGCAACCAGCTTAATCACGTTCTTTACAACATCAAAAGGCTGAATGAGGAAAAAGCGCAGGAAGAGGAAACCCTGCAAAGTATTCAGGAGCGCCTATCTGACCTTAAACAAACTGTTGATGAATTACGTGTTGAACAAACTGCTGCGCGCGAAGAACTGAATGAGCTTAATAGCATCAATAATCGCCTGCAAAACCAGATCTATAAAACAGAAAAAGATCTGGATATTCTGCGCATACAGCAGCAAGCCTTAGAGCAGGAAAGCCAGCGTAATATGGATGATGCTGCAAGCAAGGAGGTTGAACTTTCGCATTTTAACCAGCTTGTTGCCGAATTGGCATATCGCACCGAAACACTGCAAAAAGAATACGACTTATCTGTTGAACAGGAAACACTTTTACAGGAAAACATTAAAGCCACCGATGCTGAAATAAATTCTGTAAAAGACCATATCAGGCAGGAAAGCCGTAAGCTGGACGCAAAGCAAAATGAGTATACGCTTACCAAAAGCATGGTTGATAACCTGGAAGGTTTCCCGGAATCGATCAGGTTTTTGAAGAAGAACACAGGCTGGGCTAAAAACGCGCCGTTGTTTAGCGACGTACTTTTTTGTAAGGAAGAGTTCAGGGTGGCTATCGAAAATTTCCTGGAACCACTGATGAATTATTACGTAGTCGAAAGTTACGATGAAGCCATCAACGCCATCAACCTGCTAAGCAATGCATCGCGTGGGCGGGCACAGTTTTTTATCCTTAATAATTACGAGCAGGTAAACAATGATGCCTTACCTGCTGACAGTTCATTCATTCCTGCGCTAAGTGTTGTTGAAGTTGATAAACGCTACCAGGCATTGTGCAGCAACCTGTTACATAATGTTTATCTGGTGGATGATGCTACTGAAAATGACCTTAATAATGCGCAATTATCGGCAGATATTATTCTACTGGGTAAAAGTGGCAAGTTCAACAAATCAAAGCATACATTGGCAGGCGGCTCTGTTGGGCTATTTGAGGGTAAGCGTATTGGCCGTGCTAAAAATTTAGAAAACCTGGCCAGGGAAATTAAAGCCATTGAGGCCGACGTTACTAAGGCAAATCAGCAATCAGAGCAATTACAAAGCAAACTTGTCGCCTTACGTAATTCAACAAAAGCTGATGAGATCCGCACTAAACAGCAGGACCTGAACCGGCTGCACACCGAGCTGATCACTGTAAAAACACGGCAGGAACAATACCAGTCCTTTATAGAAAACAGCCGTAACCGTAAGGAAGACATTGCCAATAAAATCACCGCTATTCAGGGCGAAATGGCAACACTTGCACCGCAGGTTGACGAGTTTAAAACACAAAAGCAAATACAGGGCGACTTGCTTCTGGATAAACAACAGGCATTTACCGAACTGAACGAGTATGTGTCTGTACAGTCGGGTGCATATAACCAGGAAAACATTCGTTTTCATCAGCAGCAAAATAAAGTATCGGGCCTTTTAAAAGACCTGGAGTATCGCGAAACGCAGTTAGAGAGCCTTGAAAACCGGATCAATATCAATAACGCCGAGCTTGAAAAGCTAAAGGTTGCCATACAGGAAACCATGCAGCAAACCGACCACTCTGACGAGGACCTGATTGCGATGTATGTGCAGCGTGAAGAAATGGAAAAAGGCGTTCAGCAGGCAGAGCAGGTCTATTACGGCTCGCGCAATAAGATTGTTGAAATTGAAGAACAGATCAGCCAGTTGCGCCGCAAAAAAGAAAACGCCGAAATAATAGAAAATGAGCTGAAAGATCAGCGCAATAACTTAAAGCTGGAGCTGAATGCACTTAAAGAGCGCCTTTCGGTTGAGTTTAATATTGATATTGAAGAACTGCTGGATACCGCCCCTCCTGCCGAAGAAACAGAAGCTGACCTGAAAGAAAAGACCGAGAGATTAAAAAAACAGCTGGATGATTTTGGTGCCATTAACCCTATGGCTATTGAAGCCTATAAAGAAATGGACGACCGTTACCAGTTCATCAATACCCAAAAATCTGACTTACTAGAGGCCAAGGCATCTCTACTGCAAACCATCCAGGAAATTGATGATACCGCACGCGAAAAATTCATGTCGGCCTTTATCATGGTGCGCGAAAACTTTATCAAGGTATTCCGTTCGTTGTTCAATGAAGAAGACTCTTGCGATTTGATCCTTAATGACCCTAACAATCCTTTAGAATCAGATATAGATATTATTGCTAAGCCGAAGGGCAAACGGCCATTATCTATCAATCAGTTATCGGGTGGTGAAAAAACCCTTACCGCCACGGCAATCCTGTTTTCGCTTTACCTGTTAAAACCTGCACCTTTCTGTATTTTTGATGAGGTTGATGCACCACTTGATGATACCAACATCGATAAGTTCAACAACATTATCCGCAAGTTCTCTTCAGATTCACAGTTCATTATTGTTTCTCACAATAAGCGCACTATAGCCAGTACAGATGTTATTTATGGCGTTACTATGGTTGAGCAGGGTATTTCCCGTGTTGTGCCTGTTGATCTTCGCGAACTGGCCGATTAA
- a CDS encoding S41 family peptidase: MKKTFYIFLLGIAAITGCKKDKAVTPDNTTTNTPPTTGSALDLMRDSVFLYAKEDYYWYDGLPDYNTFKPRSFTGSTDLEALQKEVNALSQYKINPTTGKPYEYYAPDPGEAKYSFIDDGSESKKLNGVTGDFGFAPFFNTNTDLRIKYVYPGSPADLAGIKRGYKITNINGTTSFDATSDSNIDFIINAYSNSSTITMTLQKPDGTTMSANLSTTSYTVNPLFTSTVIDLGNGKKVGYMVFKDFVSLKSAQPKLDAAFSTFTSSGITDLVVDLRYNGGGYVETAEYLDNLIAPASASNKLMYTAYYNSILSNNKDVLLKNQVRKDDNGNTYNYGQIDFSAQANQTNFGSTHGLALNRVFFLVTNSTASASELTINNLRPYMNVQIIGRTTYGKPVGFFDIDINKYEMFIPEFETKNASSQGGYYTGMVPGSSDYPGLSKADDVTRDFGDTNEGLLASALSYIKNGSYTNSVNVSVQSLSTNAISADRQITLSSKMDNDKFKGMFYQHPKHK, encoded by the coding sequence ATGAAAAAAACTTTTTACATTTTTCTGCTGGGAATTGCTGCAATTACCGGCTGTAAAAAAGATAAAGCAGTAACCCCGGATAATACGACTACTAATACTCCCCCTACAACAGGTTCGGCACTTGACCTGATGCGCGATTCGGTATTTTTATATGCAAAGGAAGATTACTACTGGTACGATGGTTTGCCAGACTATAATACATTTAAACCGCGCAGCTTTACCGGAAGCACAGATCTGGAAGCTTTGCAAAAAGAAGTAAATGCGTTGTCGCAATACAAGATCAATCCAACTACAGGTAAGCCTTATGAATATTATGCACCTGATCCCGGAGAAGCCAAATATTCTTTTATAGATGACGGTTCAGAGTCGAAGAAATTGAATGGTGTAACCGGTGATTTCGGTTTCGCGCCATTTTTTAATACCAATACAGACCTGCGTATAAAATATGTTTATCCGGGTTCTCCAGCTGATCTGGCAGGTATAAAAAGGGGATATAAGATTACTAACATTAATGGTACTACCAGCTTTGATGCTACCAGCGACTCAAACATTGATTTTATTATCAATGCCTACTCAAACAGCAGTACAATTACCATGACACTGCAAAAGCCTGATGGTACTACCATGTCGGCTAATTTAAGCACAACCTCTTATACGGTTAACCCGCTCTTTACTTCTACAGTAATTGATCTGGGTAATGGCAAAAAGGTTGGCTATATGGTGTTTAAGGACTTTGTTTCTTTAAAAAGCGCGCAGCCTAAATTAGATGCAGCCTTCAGTACTTTTACATCAAGCGGCATTACCGATCTGGTTGTTGACCTTCGTTACAATGGTGGTGGTTATGTAGAAACAGCCGAATACCTGGATAACCTGATTGCACCGGCATCTGCTTCAAACAAGCTAATGTATACCGCTTACTACAATAGTATATTAAGTAATAACAAAGATGTGTTGTTGAAAAACCAGGTGCGTAAAGATGATAATGGAAACACCTATAACTATGGGCAGATTGATTTTTCTGCACAAGCAAATCAAACCAACTTTGGGTCTACACACGGTTTAGCACTTAACAGGGTATTCTTTTTGGTAACTAATTCAACGGCATCTGCCAGTGAGCTTACTATTAACAACCTGCGCCCGTATATGAACGTGCAGATCATCGGTCGTACCACCTATGGTAAACCGGTAGGTTTCTTTGATATCGACATTAACAAATACGAAATGTTTATCCCTGAGTTTGAAACTAAAAATGCTTCAAGCCAGGGTGGTTACTATACCGGTATGGTACCGGGATCAAGTGATTATCCGGGATTAAGCAAAGCAGACGATGTAACCCGTGATTTTGGCGATACTAATGAAGGGTTACTTGCCAGCGCACTTTCTTACATCAAAAATGGTTCTTACACAAATTCTGTGAATGTTTCTGTGCAAAGCCTGAGCACCAATGCAATAAGTGCTGACAGGCAAATTACGCTGTCAAGCAAAATGGATAATGACAAATTCAAAGGAATGTTCTATCAGCATCCGAAGCATAAATAA
- a CDS encoding HAD family hydrolase → MSITYHDIDKRIEGFIFELDNVLYPEKDYLFQVYYLFANFIEYTEQIDAKQMITFMTSVYEEQGKDAVFNAVQKEFSLDLKYGQNLQHLMLNAKLPLKLLLYNDMLNLLQDIVVDRKRIFIVTNGNPQMQLSKIKQTEWNGLEQYLTCYFANEFAPKPEPDAIHALLHDHHLQRRQLMMIGREPIDERCAEASGIDFLHISKLVSGQ, encoded by the coding sequence ATGAGCATTACTTATCATGACATAGATAAAAGGATAGAGGGTTTTATTTTTGAGCTTGATAATGTCCTTTATCCCGAAAAAGATTACTTGTTTCAGGTTTATTACCTGTTTGCAAACTTTATAGAATATACCGAGCAGATTGATGCGAAGCAGATGATCACTTTTATGACATCGGTATATGAGGAGCAGGGGAAAGATGCCGTTTTCAATGCCGTACAAAAAGAGTTTAGCCTTGATCTTAAGTATGGACAGAATTTACAGCATCTGATGCTGAATGCCAAACTGCCATTAAAGCTGCTGTTATATAATGATATGCTTAACTTATTGCAGGATATTGTTGTTGACCGTAAGCGTATATTTATTGTAACCAACGGCAATCCGCAAATGCAGTTAAGTAAAATTAAGCAAACAGAGTGGAATGGTTTGGAGCAATACCTTACCTGTTATTTTGCAAACGAGTTTGCACCCAAACCCGAACCAGATGCTATACACGCCTTACTGCATGACCATCACCTGCAACGCAGGCAATTAATGATGATAGGCCGTGAACCAATTGATGAACGTTGTGCAGAAGCCAGTGGGATTGACTTTTTACACATCAGCAAGCTGGTAAGCGGACAGTAA
- a CDS encoding ABC transporter ATP-binding protein, translated as MLKAQGIYKQFGHLQILKGVDLEVNKAEIVAITGASGAGKSTLLNILGTLDKPDQGSIYIEGTQINKLGNKQLSAFRNHKIGFVFQFHHLLAEFNALENVCIPAFIAGVPKAEAEVKAKEILARLGLSERFDHKPSQLSGGEQQRIAVARALINNPALIFADEPSGNLDSNNARELHELFVKLRNEFDQTFVIVTHNEDLAQLADRTVIMKDGLIVQ; from the coding sequence ATGCTAAAGGCACAGGGTATTTATAAACAATTCGGCCATCTTCAAATTTTAAAAGGAGTTGACCTCGAAGTAAACAAGGCAGAGATCGTTGCCATTACAGGTGCCTCTGGTGCGGGTAAAAGTACTTTGCTTAATATTCTGGGTACTTTAGATAAACCCGACCAGGGAAGCATATACATTGAAGGCACCCAAATTAACAAGCTTGGAAACAAGCAGCTCAGTGCTTTCCGCAACCATAAAATAGGTTTCGTTTTTCAGTTTCACCACTTACTGGCCGAATTTAACGCGCTCGAAAATGTATGCATCCCAGCGTTTATTGCAGGGGTACCGAAAGCCGAGGCCGAGGTTAAGGCGAAGGAAATATTAGCCCGTTTGGGTTTAAGTGAGCGGTTCGATCATAAGCCTTCGCAACTTTCGGGAGGCGAGCAGCAGCGTATAGCCGTGGCCAGGGCGCTGATTAATAATCCTGCATTGATATTTGCAGATGAACCTTCAGGAAACCTCGACTCCAACAATGCACGTGAACTGCACGAACTGTTTGTAAAGCTTAGAAACGAGTTTGACCAGACCTTTGTGATCGTTACACATAACGAAGACCTGGCGCAACTGGCCGACCGCACCGTAATAATGAAAGATGGTTTAATTGTACAATAA
- the sucC gene encoding ADP-forming succinate--CoA ligase subunit beta → MNIHEYQGKAILKSFGVRVQEGIVADTVDQAVAAAEQMKKDFGSDWVVIKAQIHAGGRGKGGGVKLAKNLDEVKERANAILGMQLVTPQTGPEGKKVHKVLVAQDVYYPGESETKEFYMSVLLDRAKGRNIIMYSTEGGMDIEEVAHSTPHLIHKEEIDPKVGLQAFQARKIAFNLGVSGEAFKDMVKFITALYKAYEATDSSQFEINPVLKTSDNKILAVDAKVNLDDNALYRHKDYAEMRDTNEEDPMEVEASLSNLNYVKLDGNVGCMVNGAGLAMATMDIIKLAGGEPANFLDVGGTANAQTVKAAFNIILKDPNVKAILINIFGGIVRCDRVAQGVIDAYQEIGNIPVPIIVRLQGTNAKEAKELIDNSGLKVYSAILLKEAAERVKEVLA, encoded by the coding sequence ATGAATATTCACGAATATCAGGGCAAAGCCATTTTAAAAAGCTTTGGCGTAAGGGTACAAGAAGGCATTGTTGCCGATACCGTTGACCAGGCCGTTGCGGCAGCTGAGCAAATGAAAAAAGATTTTGGTTCAGACTGGGTAGTTATAAAAGCGCAGATCCATGCCGGTGGCCGTGGTAAAGGTGGCGGTGTTAAGCTTGCCAAAAATCTGGACGAGGTAAAAGAAAGAGCAAATGCTATTTTAGGTATGCAGCTTGTTACCCCGCAAACCGGACCTGAAGGTAAAAAAGTGCATAAAGTGTTGGTAGCACAGGATGTTTACTATCCGGGTGAAAGCGAAACTAAAGAATTTTACATGAGCGTATTGCTCGACCGTGCTAAAGGCCGTAACATCATCATGTACTCTACCGAAGGTGGTATGGACATTGAAGAAGTGGCACACAGCACCCCTCACCTTATTCATAAAGAAGAGATCGATCCTAAAGTAGGATTACAGGCTTTCCAGGCACGTAAAATTGCTTTTAACCTGGGTGTAAGCGGCGAAGCTTTTAAAGACATGGTAAAATTTATTACCGCTTTATACAAAGCTTACGAGGCTACAGATTCTTCTCAGTTTGAGATCAACCCTGTACTTAAAACTTCTGACAACAAAATATTAGCTGTTGACGCTAAGGTTAACCTTGATGATAACGCGCTTTACCGCCATAAAGATTATGCAGAAATGCGTGATACCAACGAGGAAGATCCGATGGAGGTTGAAGCAAGCCTGAGCAATCTTAACTATGTAAAGCTTGACGGTAACGTTGGCTGTATGGTAAATGGCGCTGGTTTAGCTATGGCAACTATGGACATTATTAAGTTAGCCGGTGGCGAGCCTGCAAACTTCCTTGATGTTGGTGGTACTGCTAACGCACAAACTGTAAAAGCAGCTTTCAACATCATTTTGAAAGACCCTAACGTTAAAGCTATCCTGATCAATATTTTTGGTGGTATCGTTCGTTGCGACCGTGTTGCGCAAGGTGTAATTGATGCTTACCAGGAAATTGGCAATATCCCTGTTCCAATCATTGTTCGTTTACAAGGAACTAACGCTAAAGAAGCGAAAGAACTGATTGATAATTCAGGACTTAAAGTATACTCTGCTATCTTATTAAAAGAAGCTGCAGAACGCGTAAAAGAAGTATTAGCATAA
- a CDS encoding M16 family metallopeptidase — MIDRSIAPEYRGIENINLVTPGHEALPNGSNLYYFNGGGQELLRIEWIFGNLHFNPEKPLLNMAANTMLTEGTSQLTAAQIADKVDFYGAFLQTDYGFDQSQVTLYTLSKHLDKILPVIQDILTDSVFPEEELQTYIRNQQQKLQVGLQKNDVLARRAFNKAMHGDTLYGYAPEIDDYARLKREDLQTHYKAMYQPANCTIVAAGKIDESALQLLKDTFGNQWNTTSGEPDLNQPEIQPATEKFYFIEKPDALQSAIRIGLHTINRPHPDFPAMQVLNTVLGGYFGSRLMANIREDKGYTYGIGSGMTSLKHGGAMFIATEVGADVCRDAVKEIEKEITLLKTELIEEEELSLVKNYMLGSLLGSLENIFSHADKFKNVYFSGMDLDYYHRYTEVVKTVTAEQLRDLTNKYLDYDNMFKVIVGKY; from the coding sequence ATGATAGATAGAAGTATAGCCCCCGAATACAGGGGAATTGAAAATATAAACCTGGTAACACCAGGCCACGAAGCTTTGCCTAACGGCAGTAATTTATATTACTTTAATGGCGGAGGACAAGAGTTACTGCGCATTGAATGGATATTTGGCAACCTGCATTTTAACCCGGAAAAGCCATTGTTAAACATGGCTGCAAATACCATGCTTACCGAAGGTACAAGTCAACTTACAGCAGCGCAAATTGCTGATAAGGTAGATTTTTATGGTGCCTTTTTACAAACAGATTACGGCTTCGACCAATCGCAGGTTACGCTTTATACATTAAGCAAACACCTGGATAAGATATTGCCTGTGATACAGGATATCCTTACCGATTCTGTTTTTCCGGAAGAAGAATTGCAAACCTATATCCGTAACCAGCAGCAAAAGTTGCAGGTCGGCTTACAGAAAAATGATGTATTAGCCCGCCGTGCTTTTAACAAGGCTATGCATGGCGATACGCTTTATGGGTATGCTCCAGAAATTGACGATTACGCCAGACTGAAACGCGAAGATTTGCAAACGCATTATAAAGCAATGTATCAACCTGCAAATTGTACCATTGTGGCTGCAGGAAAAATTGATGAAAGTGCTCTTCAACTATTAAAGGATACCTTTGGTAACCAATGGAATACTACTTCGGGCGAGCCCGATCTTAATCAGCCTGAGATTCAGCCGGCAACTGAAAAGTTCTATTTTATAGAAAAACCAGACGCACTGCAATCAGCTATTCGTATTGGCTTGCATACAATTAACCGTCCGCACCCTGATTTTCCGGCCATGCAGGTGCTAAATACAGTATTAGGCGGTTACTTCGGTTCGCGGCTTATGGCAAACATCCGTGAGGACAAGGGTTATACTTACGGCATAGGATCCGGGATGACATCACTTAAACATGGCGGCGCTATGTTCATAGCTACAGAAGTAGGGGCAGACGTATGCCGCGATGCTGTCAAAGAAATTGAAAAGGAAATTACTTTGCTAAAGACCGAGCTGATAGAGGAGGAAGAACTATCTTTAGTTAAAAACTATATGCTGGGCTCTCTACTGGGCAGCCTTGAGAATATTTTCTCACATGCTGACAAGTTTAAGAATGTTTACTTCTCGGGCATGGATCTGGATTACTATCACCGCTATACTGAAGTAGTCAAAACTGTAACTGCTGAGCAACTGCGTGATCTGACCAATAAATACCTTGATTACGATAATATGTTTAAAGTGATAGTAGGGAAGTATTAA